Proteins encoded together in one uncultured Desulfosarcina sp. window:
- the ahbC gene encoding 12,18-didecarboxysiroheme deacetylase: protein MIGISKLYCGTVEPSDALRYGRHSSTLPSHLLQFSKDKRPVVVWNVTRKCNLKCVHCYAHATEQAPVDELTTAEGKALIDDLAAFGAPVMLFSGGEPMVRQDLPELAAYAVDKGMRAVISTNGTLITPTAARTLKSIGLSYVGISLDGMKPVNDKFRGVPGAYDKALEGIRNCQDAGIKVGLRFTINRFNVDEIPAIFDLLETMDIPRVCFYHLVYAGRGSEMVKEDLSLDATRKAVDLIIDRTKALFDKGLSKEVLTVDNHADGPYLYLRMRREDPERAAEVLELLKMNEGNNSGRGIGCVSWDGEVYADQFWRHHSFGNVRQRPFSKIWTEPEDELLRKLKTKKQYVTGRCAGCNWLDICGGNFRVRAEAVTGDVWAPDPACYLTDEEIAQTI, encoded by the coding sequence ATGATTGGAATATCGAAGCTGTACTGCGGAACCGTTGAGCCCTCGGACGCCCTGCGTTATGGAAGGCACTCGTCCACCCTGCCCTCCCACCTGCTGCAGTTTTCCAAGGACAAGCGGCCGGTGGTGGTATGGAACGTCACCCGCAAATGCAATCTTAAATGCGTACACTGCTACGCCCACGCCACTGAACAGGCCCCGGTCGACGAACTGACCACGGCCGAAGGCAAGGCCCTGATCGACGATCTGGCCGCTTTCGGGGCGCCGGTCATGCTCTTTTCCGGCGGCGAGCCCATGGTGCGCCAGGATCTTCCCGAACTGGCCGCATACGCCGTGGATAAAGGCATGCGGGCGGTGATCTCCACCAACGGCACCCTGATCACCCCCACGGCAGCCCGAACCCTGAAATCCATTGGGCTCTCCTATGTAGGCATCAGCCTGGACGGCATGAAACCCGTCAACGACAAGTTTCGCGGCGTCCCCGGTGCGTACGACAAGGCCCTGGAAGGAATCCGCAACTGTCAGGACGCGGGGATCAAGGTGGGGCTGCGATTTACCATCAACCGGTTCAACGTGGACGAAATCCCCGCGATTTTCGATCTTCTGGAAACCATGGACATCCCGCGGGTCTGCTTCTACCATCTGGTCTATGCCGGCAGGGGCTCCGAGATGGTCAAGGAGGATCTGTCTCTGGACGCTACCCGCAAGGCCGTGGACCTGATCATCGACCGGACCAAAGCGCTTTTCGACAAGGGCCTGTCCAAAGAGGTGCTTACCGTGGACAACCATGCCGACGGCCCCTATCTCTACCTGCGCATGCGCCGGGAGGATCCCGAAAGAGCCGCCGAGGTCCTGGAACTGCTGAAGATGAACGAGGGCAACAACTCCGGCCGGGGGATCGGCTGCGTAAGCTGGGACGGCGAGGTGTATGCCGACCAGTTCTGGCGCCACCACAGCTTCGGAAACGTCCGCCAGCGCCCCTTCTCCAAGATCTGGACCGAGCCGGAGGACGAACTGCTGCGCAAGCTGAAAACGAAAAAACAGTATGTCACGGGCCGCTGCGCCGGTTGCAACTGGCTGGACATCTGCGGAGGCAATTTCCGGGTGCGGGCGGAAGCGGTCACCGGCGATGTCTGGGCGCCGGACCCGGCCTGCTACCTGACGGACGAGGAGATCGCCCAAACGATCTAG
- the hemB gene encoding porphobilinogen synthase, with protein sequence MLFPDYRPRRMRRNETLRRMMRETTLSVDDLILPLFAIEGKGVKNPIDAMPGNFQLSVDNLVKEAKQAFDLGIPAIILFGIPSKKDALGTQAYARDGIVQRAVKAVKDKLPDLVVITDVCLCEYTDHGHCGFIDGQTVDNDATLDLLAKAALSHAKAGADMVAPSDMMDGRVAEIRAILDENDFSQIPIMSYAVKYCSAFYGPFREAAQSAPKFGDRRSYQMDPANAREAIREATMDVEEGADIIMVKPALPYLDIICRIRDEVDLPVAAYNVSGEFSMIKAAEKMGWIDGQKVMMETLTAIKRAGAEMILTYFAMDAAALINA encoded by the coding sequence ATGCTTTTTCCCGATTACCGCCCCCGAAGGATGCGTCGCAACGAAACCCTGAGACGGATGATGCGCGAGACCACGCTGTCCGTGGATGACCTGATCCTGCCCCTGTTCGCCATCGAGGGCAAGGGGGTGAAAAACCCCATCGATGCCATGCCCGGCAATTTTCAGCTCTCCGTGGACAACCTGGTGAAGGAGGCCAAGCAGGCTTTCGATCTGGGCATTCCGGCGATCATCCTTTTCGGCATCCCATCCAAAAAAGATGCGCTGGGGACCCAGGCCTACGCCAGGGACGGCATCGTCCAGCGCGCCGTCAAGGCCGTCAAAGACAAGCTGCCGGACCTGGTGGTGATCACCGACGTCTGCCTGTGCGAATACACCGACCACGGGCACTGCGGATTCATCGACGGCCAGACCGTGGACAACGACGCCACCTTGGACCTGCTGGCCAAAGCGGCCCTGTCCCACGCCAAGGCCGGGGCGGACATGGTGGCCCCGTCGGATATGATGGACGGTCGCGTGGCCGAAATCCGGGCGATTCTCGACGAAAACGATTTTTCGCAGATTCCGATCATGTCCTATGCGGTCAAGTACTGTTCGGCTTTCTACGGGCCTTTCCGGGAAGCGGCACAGAGCGCCCCGAAGTTCGGGGACCGGCGCAGCTACCAGATGGACCCGGCCAACGCCCGGGAAGCCATTCGCGAAGCCACCATGGATGTCGAAGAAGGCGCCGACATCATCATGGTGAAGCCGGCCCTGCCCTACCTGGACATCATCTGCCGGATCCGGGACGAAGTGGACCTGCCCGTGGCGGCCTACAACGTCAGCGGCGAATTTTCAATGATCAAGGCGGCTGAAAAAATGGGCTGGATCGACGGCCAGAAAGTGATGATGGAAACGCTGACGGCCATCAAAAGGGCCGGAGCGGAAATGATATTGACCTATTTCGCCATGGATGCCGCCGCTCTGATCAATGCGTAA
- the ahbD gene encoding heme b synthase, whose translation MHKATPHGKGSGKNDTLRLVAWETTRNCNLACVHCRAAATNGPYAGELDTDRAFTLLDQIAEVGRPIIILTGGEPLLREDIFDIAKHGDSLGLRMVMAPNGTLITPQIAEKMAASGIRRISASIDGATKEFHDKFRGVDGAFDAALRGIEYVKAAGIEFQINTTITKTNLDQIPKILKLAEELGAAAHHIFLLVPTGRGKYIVDQAIDAESYESTLNWFYDQREKTSLQLKATCAPHYYRILRQRARNEGKTISFESHGLDAVTRGCLAGTGFCFISHTGIVQPCGYTDVACGDITRDTFGHVWKNSTVFLKLRDFKQLEGKCGRCEYRAVCGGCRARAYEATGNYMAEEPLCAYQPEKAAPC comes from the coding sequence ATGCACAAGGCCACGCCCCACGGTAAGGGCAGCGGTAAAAACGATACCCTGCGCCTGGTTGCCTGGGAGACCACCCGCAACTGCAATCTGGCCTGCGTGCACTGCCGTGCGGCGGCCACCAACGGCCCTTACGCCGGAGAGCTGGATACCGACCGGGCATTCACGCTGCTGGATCAGATCGCCGAGGTGGGCCGGCCCATCATCATTCTCACCGGCGGGGAGCCCCTGCTGCGGGAGGACATCTTCGATATCGCCAAACATGGCGACAGTTTGGGCCTGCGCATGGTCATGGCGCCCAACGGAACCCTGATCACCCCACAAATCGCCGAAAAAATGGCGGCATCGGGCATCCGGCGGATCAGTGCCAGCATCGACGGCGCCACCAAGGAATTTCACGACAAATTCCGGGGGGTGGACGGCGCTTTCGACGCGGCCCTTCGGGGCATCGAATATGTAAAGGCCGCCGGCATCGAATTTCAGATCAACACGACCATCACAAAGACCAATCTGGACCAGATCCCCAAAATTCTGAAACTGGCCGAAGAGTTGGGCGCCGCTGCCCACCACATTTTCCTGCTGGTGCCAACGGGCAGGGGCAAGTACATTGTCGATCAGGCCATCGATGCCGAGTCCTACGAAAGCACACTGAACTGGTTTTACGATCAGCGCGAAAAAACCTCCCTGCAACTCAAGGCCACCTGCGCCCCCCACTACTATCGGATTTTGCGCCAGCGGGCCAGAAACGAAGGCAAAACCATCAGTTTTGAAAGCCACGGCCTGGATGCGGTCACCCGGGGATGTCTTGCCGGCACGGGATTCTGTTTCATCTCCCACACCGGCATCGTTCAGCCCTGCGGTTATACGGACGTTGCGTGTGGAGACATCACCCGGGACACTTTCGGCCACGTCTGGAAAAATTCCACGGTTTTTCTGAAGCTGCGCGATTTCAAGCAGCTGGAAGGCAAATGCGGCCGCTGCGAGTACCGGGCCGTCTGCGGAGGATGCCGTGCCCGGGCCTATGAGGCCACGGGCAACTACATGGCCGAAGAGCCGTTGTGCGCCTATCAGCCGGAAAAGGCCGCTCCCTGCTGA
- a CDS encoding PilZ domain-containing protein: MQALKMNANESTATLDHDSIIDLILNDRIDIDSVAEFESLLEVFPKDPGLYRKFGDLLSAKGRPEEAPLAYNKAAALYLEAGMVLQSIVAKILEWSIAKPSHREGREYHAAIRNNGGGDIPAQLLFSQLTYEETVSLMLRLGRVRLLPGEIVYDAGEEATGIHFIVAGRLKETWPAKTEGAPPAEILLAENDIFGDIFPLEEKSFCRACVTAATDVELVKISKPALKATCYRYPRIREMLERLSRMRVRQGGDRSWKTVRRSSRYCLPADVRLTFSANGNGDRRTIQGTARDLSLGGMCVALSSDTAGTDPDSLLQQKVAMTILEGNRTTIDQLTGTVSWRKKVGSSSRPTHIVGIVFDPMAEETEMALNAFCTISNGEQDMIWNLWNHLVRH, encoded by the coding sequence ATGCAGGCTTTGAAAATGAATGCCAATGAATCGACGGCAACTTTGGATCATGACAGCATTATCGATTTGATTCTCAACGACCGGATCGACATCGACTCGGTGGCCGAATTCGAATCCCTGCTGGAGGTCTTTCCGAAGGACCCCGGCCTCTACCGCAAATTCGGCGACCTTTTGTCCGCCAAAGGGCGGCCGGAAGAGGCGCCGCTGGCTTACAACAAGGCGGCCGCATTGTACCTTGAAGCCGGCATGGTCCTGCAGTCCATCGTAGCCAAAATCCTGGAGTGGAGCATCGCCAAGCCGTCCCACCGGGAAGGGCGCGAATACCATGCCGCCATCCGGAACAACGGAGGGGGGGACATCCCCGCGCAGCTGCTTTTTTCCCAGTTGACCTACGAGGAAACGGTGAGTCTGATGCTTCGCCTGGGCCGGGTCCGTCTTTTGCCCGGCGAAATCGTCTACGATGCGGGAGAGGAAGCTACGGGCATCCATTTCATCGTAGCGGGCCGATTAAAGGAGACCTGGCCCGCAAAAACAGAAGGGGCGCCGCCTGCCGAAATTCTGCTGGCTGAAAACGACATCTTCGGCGATATCTTTCCTCTTGAGGAAAAATCTTTTTGCCGTGCCTGCGTGACGGCGGCCACCGATGTTGAGCTGGTGAAAATATCCAAACCCGCGCTCAAGGCCACCTGCTACCGATATCCGCGCATCCGGGAGATGCTCGAACGATTGAGCCGGATGCGCGTCCGTCAGGGAGGCGACCGCTCATGGAAAACAGTGCGGCGTTCCAGCCGGTACTGTCTACCCGCGGACGTCCGCCTGACCTTCTCCGCCAACGGAAACGGGGACCGGCGCACGATTCAAGGCACCGCCAGGGACCTGTCCCTCGGCGGCATGTGCGTTGCCCTGTCCAGCGACACGGCCGGCACCGATCCGGATTCACTATTGCAGCAGAAAGTGGCGATGACGATCCTGGAAGGCAACCGTACGACAATCGACCAATTGACCGGCACCGTGTCCTGGCGCAAAAAGGTGGGCAGCAGCAGCCGTCCCACCCACATTGTAGGGATTGTCTTCGATCCCATGGCCGAGGAGACGGAGATGGCCCTGAATGCATTTTGCACCATATCCAACGGCGAGCAGGATATGATCTGGAATTTGTGGAATCATCTGGTACGACACTGA
- a CDS encoding P-loop NTPase, translated as MDNGSSRSPQVWAVGGGKGGIGKSVLSILMATALAEKGQETVVIDGDLGGANLHTFMGIRTPGRTLNDFIGRRYDTLDEVCIGTEQKRLRIVCGASEVLTMANLKYTQKTKILQAIAKIEADHVVLDLGAGTGFNTLDFFLSAHHQVVVMTPQPVAIQNAYAFVRNAVYRKLSRMTSRRPSLDDLVKAAMNPRNDIQVRTVGSLLERIAENGAAPDAARMAAQLKRIRPVLITNMARQPRDKNASRIIQMVARKHLTIQARSGEGVYFDPRINALVSAMEPLTRIDRDSNAIQCAFSIVSQLIGSEGPADIPAAVGM; from the coding sequence ATGGATAACGGTTCATCGCGTTCACCCCAAGTCTGGGCGGTGGGCGGCGGAAAAGGCGGTATCGGAAAGAGCGTCCTGAGCATTCTCATGGCTACGGCCCTGGCCGAAAAGGGTCAGGAAACCGTGGTGATCGACGGAGACCTCGGAGGGGCCAACCTGCATACATTCATGGGCATCCGCACCCCGGGACGGACCCTGAACGATTTTATCGGCCGCCGCTACGACACGCTGGACGAGGTCTGCATCGGCACCGAACAAAAAAGGCTTCGAATCGTTTGCGGCGCCAGCGAAGTGTTGACCATGGCCAATTTGAAATACACCCAGAAAACAAAAATCCTCCAGGCCATCGCCAAGATCGAGGCCGACCACGTCGTCCTGGACCTGGGAGCCGGCACCGGCTTCAACACGCTCGACTTTTTCCTGTCAGCCCACCATCAGGTCGTGGTCATGACCCCGCAGCCCGTAGCCATCCAGAACGCCTACGCCTTCGTCAGGAACGCCGTTTATCGCAAATTGAGCCGCATGACCAGCAGGCGACCCTCTCTGGACGATCTGGTCAAAGCAGCCATGAATCCGAGAAACGATATACAGGTACGGACGGTGGGCAGCCTGCTCGAACGCATTGCCGAAAACGGCGCCGCGCCCGATGCCGCCCGAATGGCCGCACAACTTAAACGGATCCGTCCCGTTCTGATCACCAATATGGCCCGTCAGCCGCGGGATAAAAATGCCAGCCGAATCATCCAGATGGTCGCCCGGAAACATCTGACGATTCAGGCTCGAAGTGGTGAAGGGGTCTATTTCGATCCCCGGATCAACGCGCTGGTTTCCGCCATGGAGCCGCTCACGCGAATCGACCGGGACAGCAACGCCATCCAATGTGCATTTTCCATCGTATCGCAGCTAATCGGATCCGAGGGTCCAGCGGATATACCGGCCGCTGTAGGGATGTAA
- a CDS encoding PilZ domain-containing protein — MIDVRSQHIEVSKERRQHPRLEFRCTALFGHLKGVLNVTDLSLSGLFVEVDDKKGLEPGQIVSLAIKFPTEEKAVLVKAKIANVNKRGVGCQFVEVGAKSFDAIKNCFETFRDTLPLG; from the coding sequence ATGATCGATGTTCGAAGTCAACATATTGAAGTCAGTAAAGAGCGAAGACAACACCCCCGGCTGGAATTCCGCTGCACGGCGCTGTTTGGCCATTTGAAGGGCGTCCTCAACGTAACCGATCTGAGCCTGAGCGGTCTTTTTGTGGAGGTTGACGACAAGAAGGGCCTCGAGCCGGGACAGATCGTCAGCCTGGCGATCAAGTTCCCCACCGAGGAAAAAGCGGTACTCGTTAAGGCTAAAATCGCCAATGTGAATAAGCGGGGGGTGGGGTGCCAGTTTGTCGAAGTCGGCGCCAAAAGCTTCGATGCCATCAAGAATTGTTTCGAGACGTTCAGAGACACCCTGCCCCTTGGTTGA
- a CDS encoding PilZ domain-containing protein: MQEPSWQVEKKKILTRLSIAIYKMTDEQLISLLHLFEDLDLKQNEKLLEIPKPKPDEIISARDRQLLIARFFLLINQLQEADLLRFMSRYERKRFAMLREFPRVPCNISLDLAANGRAINCFATDISAGGMFVESCESFTMGQPVSICFSIGQDQLPLKLKASVVRLEHGGIGVKYESLTQYQVEILKDLINRFHRQVSTQFKVD, from the coding sequence ATGCAAGAACCCAGCTGGCAGGTGGAAAAAAAGAAGATCCTGACCCGGCTGTCCATCGCCATATACAAAATGACGGACGAACAGCTGATCTCCCTGTTGCACCTGTTCGAAGACCTGGATCTGAAGCAGAATGAAAAACTGCTGGAGATACCGAAGCCGAAACCGGACGAAATTATCAGCGCCAGGGACAGGCAACTGCTCATTGCCCGTTTTTTCCTTCTGATCAATCAACTGCAGGAAGCCGACCTGCTCCGGTTCATGAGCCGTTACGAACGGAAACGGTTCGCCATGCTGCGGGAATTCCCGCGGGTTCCCTGCAATATCAGCCTGGATCTTGCCGCGAACGGCCGGGCGATCAACTGTTTCGCCACGGATATCAGCGCCGGAGGCATGTTTGTCGAGAGCTGCGAATCGTTTACCATGGGCCAGCCGGTGTCCATCTGTTTTTCTATCGGCCAGGATCAACTGCCCCTCAAGCTCAAGGCCAGCGTCGTTCGCCTGGAGCATGGCGGAATCGGTGTGAAATATGAATCGCTGACCCAGTATCAAGTCGAGATCTTAAAGGATTTGATCAACCGCTTTCACCGCCAGGTCAGCACCCAATTCAAAGTGGATTGA
- a CDS encoding roadblock/LC7 domain-containing protein, which yields MSYILDQEQLDGLEEALTTDLMTLGIQSVILIDMAGNVIVNLDDGKVRHDVYSLAALAAGNFGAVSAMASIIGEEEFSLLFHKGKNENINFTKIMDDFLLVSIFGNDVSLGYLRLKIDEVIKKVKVLIDRSRSS from the coding sequence TTGTCTTATATTCTGGATCAAGAACAACTGGATGGTTTGGAAGAAGCGTTGACCACTGATTTGATGACGCTGGGCATACAATCCGTGATCCTCATCGATATGGCCGGCAATGTCATTGTCAATCTCGACGACGGCAAGGTTCGCCACGACGTCTATTCCTTGGCGGCGCTGGCGGCCGGCAACTTCGGGGCGGTAAGTGCCATGGCGTCCATTATCGGTGAAGAGGAATTTTCCCTGCTGTTCCACAAAGGCAAAAACGAAAACATCAATTTTACGAAGATCATGGACGACTTCCTGCTGGTGTCTATTTTCGGCAACGATGTCTCCCTGGGATATCTGAGATTGAAAATCGATGAAGTGATCAAAAAAGTCAAGGTCCTGATCGATCGGTCCCGATCATCCTAG
- a CDS encoding GTPase domain-containing protein — MAFINTKTKEVQVKLVFVGPGRGGKTTNLEYIFSRIRHRIESDMVSIKTQGDRTLFFDFLPFELGAIKGYNVKTQLYTVPGQVKYNATRKLVLKGVDGVVFVADSMVERRENNISSLENLKENLAFYDIDIANIPLVFQYNKRDLATEGIDILDIETLEKDLNSQLKAPSFTASALKGENVIPTVKKAISMTIVVLRDKLL; from the coding sequence ATGGCATTTATCAACACCAAAACCAAAGAAGTTCAGGTCAAGCTTGTTTTTGTCGGACCCGGCAGGGGCGGCAAGACGACCAACCTGGAATATATCTTCAGCCGGATTCGGCATCGCATCGAATCCGACATGGTGAGCATAAAAACCCAGGGTGATCGGACCCTGTTTTTCGATTTCCTTCCGTTCGAACTCGGTGCCATAAAAGGATACAACGTAAAAACCCAGCTATATACGGTTCCCGGGCAGGTCAAGTACAACGCCACGCGCAAGCTGGTGCTGAAAGGCGTCGATGGCGTCGTATTCGTGGCCGATTCCATGGTCGAAAGGCGGGAAAACAACATCAGTTCACTGGAAAACCTCAAGGAAAATCTCGCGTTTTACGATATCGATATCGCCAATATCCCGCTTGTTTTTCAATACAACAAGCGCGACCTTGCAACAGAGGGGATCGATATCCTTGACATCGAGACATTAGAAAAAGACCTGAATTCTCAACTCAAGGCGCCCAGTTTCACGGCCAGTGCACTGAAGGGGGAAAACGTGATCCCCACCGTTAAAAAGGCCATCTCCATGACGATTGTGGTCCTTCGGGATAAGCTTTTATAG
- a CDS encoding ABC transporter substrate-binding protein — translation MRFNRELLRHPGKLPMPVKLSGIFIAWLILIAWLHFRLNFQTVDRQIVRMGYMPVITNLAAPILDHVSRHGSGIHFQAVKFTSFAEMAEALRNNSIQAAFIIAPLAVVLHQQGEPVKVVLIGNRHESTLVARKCLNARKIEDLIDSTIAVPMRYSGHNLWLRREIEKKGLERRIRVVEMNPPDMASALTSGALDAYFVGEPFAAQTVLSGDADVVAYVESEWPGFICNLVLVGSGFIETHPEAVQRLVEGAARSGLWAKGHPEQAARIASRYWNQTEALVLHALTQPEGRIVYDRYTPKTEELRFMADLMRRYGLIEEADVTGLVDDRFARNASTAGIDGLDTILGHFKP, via the coding sequence ATGCGGTTTAACCGCGAGCTGTTGCGCCATCCCGGCAAATTGCCGATGCCGGTGAAACTGAGCGGCATATTTATCGCCTGGCTCATCCTCATCGCCTGGCTGCATTTTCGATTGAATTTCCAGACAGTGGACCGGCAGATCGTTCGCATGGGATATATGCCGGTGATCACCAATCTGGCAGCTCCGATTCTGGATCATGTGTCCCGCCATGGATCCGGTATCCATTTCCAGGCCGTCAAGTTCACCTCCTTTGCCGAAATGGCTGAGGCCCTGAGAAACAACAGTATTCAGGCGGCATTTATCATTGCACCGCTGGCGGTGGTGCTGCACCAGCAGGGGGAACCCGTAAAAGTGGTGCTGATCGGCAACCGGCACGAGAGTACCCTGGTTGCCAGAAAATGCCTGAACGCAAGAAAGATAGAAGACCTGATCGACAGCACGATTGCCGTTCCCATGCGATACTCCGGTCATAACCTCTGGTTGCGGCGGGAGATTGAGAAAAAAGGCCTTGAGCGGAGAATCCGGGTGGTCGAGATGAACCCGCCGGACATGGCTTCGGCGCTGACTTCAGGCGCTTTGGATGCCTATTTTGTGGGAGAACCGTTTGCCGCCCAGACGGTTCTGAGCGGCGATGCCGACGTGGTTGCTTATGTGGAATCCGAATGGCCCGGCTTTATCTGCAATCTTGTTTTGGTTGGAAGCGGCTTTATTGAAACCCACCCCGAAGCCGTACAGAGATTGGTGGAAGGCGCCGCGCGGTCGGGTCTGTGGGCCAAGGGGCATCCTGAACAGGCCGCTCGAATTGCCTCCCGGTACTGGAATCAAACGGAAGCGCTGGTGCTCCATGCATTGACCCAACCGGAGGGCCGGATCGTCTATGACCGGTATACTCCGAAAACCGAGGAACTTCGGTTCATGGCGGATTTGATGCGACGGTATGGCCTCATCGAAGAGGCGGATGTCACCGGACTGGTCGATGACCGTTTCGCTCGCAATGCATCCACTGCGGGTATCGACGGCTTGGACACGATCCTTGGCCATTTTAAGCCATAA
- a CDS encoding ABC transporter ATP-binding protein: MGRIAIEKLNKAYANRRRLPRSDEDPQLRKGDDIVVLRDVDLRISDGEMVCFLGPSGCGKSTLLRIIAGFEELSGGRVRINGKRVEGPSADHIFVFQHSGLFPWMTVAQNVGLGLRHLNGDERRMRVGEFIEMVELEGFEQHYPRQLSGGMQRRAELARALAVNPDILIMDEPFSGLDFLTHMKMREEVVNMHAFIRKTMLLVTHNIDDALIMGDRVVILGGSPTGVTMDRILDFPRPRNFEKSPELSRLRSELFLMMGINYAV; the protein is encoded by the coding sequence GTGGGGCGCATCGCCATCGAAAAACTGAATAAAGCCTATGCCAATCGCCGCAGACTTCCCCGCAGCGATGAAGATCCGCAGTTGCGCAAGGGCGATGATATCGTCGTTCTCAGGGATGTCGATCTTCGGATATCAGACGGAGAAATGGTCTGTTTTCTGGGTCCTTCGGGATGCGGCAAATCGACGCTGCTGAGAATCATTGCCGGTTTCGAGGAACTGTCCGGCGGGAGGGTCCGCATCAACGGAAAGCGCGTCGAAGGGCCTTCCGCTGACCACATTTTCGTGTTTCAGCACAGCGGTCTGTTCCCCTGGATGACGGTGGCACAAAATGTCGGCCTGGGACTCCGCCATTTGAACGGCGACGAACGCAGGATGCGGGTCGGGGAATTTATCGAAATGGTTGAACTGGAGGGCTTCGAACAGCATTATCCCCGGCAGCTTTCCGGGGGCATGCAGCGACGCGCCGAACTGGCCAGAGCCCTTGCCGTAAATCCGGATATCCTGATCATGGACGAACCTTTCAGCGGGCTGGACTTTCTCACCCATATGAAGATGCGTGAAGAAGTCGTCAACATGCACGCGTTCATCCGGAAAACGATGCTGCTGGTCACGCACAACATCGACGATGCGTTGATCATGGGGGACCGAGTGGTTATCCTCGGCGGCAGCCCCACCGGGGTGACCATGGATCGGATACTGGACTTCCCCCGGCCCCGCAATTTCGAGAAATCTCCGGAACTCAGCCGGTTGAGAAGTGAACTGTTCCTGATGATGGGGATCAATTATGCGGTTTAA
- a CDS encoding ABC transporter permease: MGIADQKNIATKARACLIPFVGFLALLLIWEVLARFSGWSRQVFPGPVVVLVSMGELLADGTMIKHTVASLFRVTVGFYLAALLGIPIGIALGMMKTARSLINPVIQFMRPISPLAWIPLAMLWFGIGDPPAIFLIFLASFFPLVVSTTIAVDGINQTYFYVAANFNFSRYETIVRVILPAITPEVVTALRMTVTISWLVVVAAEMIAVQSGLGFLILDSRNALRMDYVMDGMIVIGLVGLALDALMRQLGTLEAASWRSKSL, from the coding sequence TTGGGTATCGCGGACCAAAAAAATATTGCCACCAAAGCACGGGCCTGCCTGATTCCGTTTGTAGGTTTCTTGGCCCTTTTGCTGATTTGGGAGGTCCTGGCCCGTTTCAGCGGATGGAGCCGGCAGGTTTTTCCGGGACCCGTCGTGGTGCTGGTCAGCATGGGAGAACTGTTGGCTGACGGTACCATGATCAAGCACACCGTGGCCAGCCTGTTCCGGGTTACGGTCGGGTTTTACCTGGCCGCTTTATTGGGTATTCCCATCGGCATTGCTCTGGGAATGATGAAGACAGCCCGGTCGCTGATCAACCCGGTGATCCAATTCATGCGTCCCATTTCCCCGCTGGCCTGGATACCTTTGGCCATGCTCTGGTTCGGCATTGGGGATCCACCGGCCATTTTCCTGATTTTCCTGGCCAGTTTTTTTCCGCTTGTGGTCTCGACGACCATCGCCGTAGACGGGATCAACCAGACCTATTTTTATGTTGCTGCCAATTTCAATTTCTCCAGGTATGAAACCATTGTGCGCGTGATTCTTCCTGCCATCACGCCCGAAGTGGTGACGGCCCTGCGCATGACGGTAACTATATCCTGGCTGGTGGTGGTGGCCGCCGAGATGATTGCCGTGCAATCCGGTCTGGGATTTCTCATCCTGGATTCGAGAAACGCCCTGCGCATGGATTACGTGATGGACGGGATGATTGTCATCGGCCTGGTCGGCCTGGCTCTGGATGCTCTGATGCGGCAACTGGGCACCCTGGAAGCTGCCAGTTGGCGCAGCAAATCGCTTTGA